A genomic segment from Halomonas sp. GD1P12 encodes:
- a CDS encoding CTP synthase: MTRYIFVTGGVVSSLGKGIASASLAAILEARGLKVTMLKLDPYINVDPGTMSPFQHGEVFVTEDGAETDLDLGHYERFIRTRMTQGNNFTTGRVYEHVLRKERRGDYLGGTVQVIPHITDEIKQRVYDGGEGFDVALVEIGGTVGDIESLPFLESIRQIRSEQGASRAIFMHLTLVPYIKTAGETKTKPTQHSVKELRSIGIQPDILICRSEVELEESERRKIALFTNVEERAVVPLQDADTIYRIPLMLHEHGLDDIVCDKLRLEAEPADLSEWVKVLDAKLNPLKSVSIAMVGKYMELLDAYKSLNEALIHAGIQGRIKVNVDYIDSEDIERHGTERLAGKDAILVPGGFGERGVEGKIKTAQFARENNVPYLGICLGMQVAVIEYARNVAGWADANSTEFTHDTQHPVVGLITEWLNSEGKIELRDAASDLGGTMRLGGQVCHLAPGSKAREAYGSDEIVERHRHRFEVNNQFIDELEKAGLVISGKSVDQSLVEMVELADHPWYVACQFHPEFTSTPRDGHPLFSGFVNAAVEHKAQRTRAHAAPHE; the protein is encoded by the coding sequence ATGACACGATATATCTTCGTGACCGGCGGCGTTGTGTCCTCTCTTGGCAAGGGCATCGCGTCGGCCTCGCTGGCGGCGATTCTAGAGGCCCGCGGCCTTAAGGTCACCATGCTCAAGCTCGACCCGTACATCAACGTGGATCCGGGCACCATGAGCCCGTTCCAGCACGGCGAGGTGTTCGTCACCGAGGATGGCGCCGAAACCGATCTCGATCTGGGTCACTACGAGCGCTTCATTCGTACCAGGATGACCCAGGGTAACAACTTCACCACCGGCCGGGTCTACGAGCACGTGCTGCGCAAGGAGCGCCGCGGCGACTACCTGGGCGGTACGGTGCAGGTCATCCCGCACATTACCGACGAGATCAAACAGCGCGTCTACGACGGTGGCGAAGGCTTCGACGTGGCGCTGGTCGAGATCGGCGGCACCGTCGGCGATATCGAGTCGCTGCCGTTTCTGGAATCCATTCGCCAGATTCGAAGCGAGCAGGGCGCGAGCCGCGCGATCTTCATGCACCTGACGCTGGTGCCCTACATCAAGACCGCCGGCGAAACCAAGACCAAGCCGACCCAGCACAGCGTCAAGGAGCTTCGCTCCATCGGTATCCAACCGGATATCCTGATTTGCAGAAGCGAAGTCGAGCTTGAGGAGAGCGAGCGGCGCAAGATCGCGCTCTTTACCAACGTCGAAGAGCGCGCGGTGGTACCGCTTCAGGACGCCGATACCATCTACCGCATTCCGCTGATGCTCCACGAGCACGGCCTCGATGACATCGTCTGCGACAAGCTGCGCCTGGAAGCCGAGCCTGCCGATCTCTCCGAGTGGGTGAAGGTGCTCGACGCCAAGCTCAATCCGCTGAAGTCGGTGAGCATCGCCATGGTCGGCAAGTACATGGAGCTTTTGGACGCCTACAAGTCGCTCAACGAAGCGCTGATTCATGCCGGCATTCAGGGACGCATCAAGGTCAACGTCGACTACATCGACTCCGAAGACATCGAGCGCCACGGCACCGAGCGCCTGGCCGGCAAGGACGCGATTCTCGTGCCCGGCGGTTTTGGCGAGCGCGGCGTGGAAGGCAAGATCAAGACCGCTCAGTTCGCGCGCGAGAACAACGTGCCGTATTTGGGGATTTGTCTGGGGATGCAGGTCGCGGTAATCGAGTACGCCCGCAACGTCGCCGGCTGGGCGGACGCCAACTCCACCGAGTTCACCCACGACACTCAGCATCCGGTGGTCGGTTTGATCACTGAGTGGCTCAATAGCGAAGGCAAGATCGAGCTGCGCGACGCGGCCTCTGATCTGGGCGGCACCATGCGTCTGGGCGGCCAGGTGTGCCACCTTGCCCCGGGAAGCAAGGCGCGTGAAGCCTACGGCTCGGATGAAATCGTCGAGCGCCATCGCCACCGCTTCGAGGTGAACAACCAGTTCATCGACGAGCTTGAAAAAGCGGGGCTGGTGATTTCCGGCAAGAGCGTCGATCAGTCGCTGGTCGAGATGGTCGAGCTTGCCGACCACCCCTGGTACGTAGCGTGTCAGTTCCACCCGGAGTTCACCTCCACGCCGCGCGACGGGCACCCGCTGTTCTCGGGCTTCGTCAACGCCGCGGTCGAGCACAAGGCACAACGCACGCGCGCCCACGCCGCGCCCCACGAGTAA
- the eno gene encoding phosphopyruvate hydratase — translation MTKIVDITALEVLDSRGNPTVSATVRLESGAVGQACAPSGASTGSREALELRDGDKARYLGKGVLKAVEAVNGSIREALLGMDARDQRGLDDAMLKLDGTDNKANLGANAILAVSLAAAKAAANAKGVALYAHIAELYGKPGHYSMPVPMMNILNGGEHADNNVDIQEFMVQPVGAANFREALRVGAEIFHALKKVLAAKGLSTSVGDEGGFAPNLSSNAEALAVIKQAVADAGYTLGTDVTLALDCASSEFYKDGQYVLAGEEKSFDAQGFTDYLAGLCDDYPIVSIEDGMDESDWDGWKALTDKLGDKVQLVGDDLFVTNTKILKRGIDEKIGNSILIKFNQIGSLSETLDAIQMAQDAGFTAVISHRSGETEDTTIADLAVGTAAGQIKTGSLCRSDRVAKYNRLLMIEAELGNVDYPGLKAIKGQ, via the coding sequence ATGACCAAAATTGTGGATATCACCGCGCTCGAAGTGCTCGACTCCCGCGGCAACCCCACCGTGAGCGCCACGGTGCGCCTGGAAAGCGGTGCGGTGGGCCAGGCCTGCGCGCCAAGCGGCGCTTCCACCGGCTCGCGCGAAGCGCTGGAACTTCGCGACGGCGACAAGGCACGCTATCTGGGTAAGGGCGTGTTGAAAGCGGTCGAGGCGGTCAACGGCAGCATCCGCGAGGCGCTACTCGGTATGGACGCGCGCGACCAGCGCGGGCTGGACGACGCCATGCTCAAGCTCGACGGCACCGACAACAAGGCAAACCTGGGCGCCAACGCCATTCTCGCGGTGTCGCTGGCGGCAGCCAAGGCGGCGGCCAACGCCAAGGGCGTGGCGCTCTACGCCCATATCGCCGAGCTCTACGGCAAGCCGGGCCACTACAGCATGCCGGTACCGATGATGAATATCTTGAACGGCGGCGAGCACGCGGATAACAACGTCGATATCCAGGAATTCATGGTTCAGCCCGTGGGCGCGGCCAACTTCCGCGAGGCGCTGCGAGTGGGCGCCGAAATCTTCCATGCGCTGAAGAAGGTGCTCGCCGCGAAAGGGCTCTCCACTTCGGTGGGGGACGAGGGCGGCTTCGCGCCGAACCTCTCTTCCAACGCCGAGGCGCTGGCGGTGATCAAGCAGGCGGTGGCGGATGCCGGCTACACCCTGGGCACTGACGTGACCCTGGCGCTCGACTGCGCCTCTTCCGAGTTCTACAAGGATGGCCAGTACGTGCTTGCCGGCGAAGAGAAGAGCTTCGATGCCCAGGGCTTCACCGATTATCTCGCCGGGCTTTGCGACGACTATCCGATCGTTTCGATCGAAGACGGCATGGACGAGTCCGACTGGGATGGCTGGAAGGCGCTCACCGACAAGCTCGGTGATAAGGTCCAGCTCGTGGGTGACGACCTGTTCGTGACCAACACGAAAATTCTCAAGCGCGGCATCGACGAGAAGATCGGAAACTCCATTCTGATCAAGTTCAACCAGATCGGCTCGCTCTCCGAGACCCTCGATGCCATCCAGATGGCCCAGGATGCCGGCTTCACCGCGGTAATCTCACACCGCTCCGGTGAAACCGAGGACACCACCATCGCCGATCTGGCCGTGGGCACCGCCGCAGGCCAGATCAAGACCGGATCGCTTTGCCGCTCCGACCGGGTCGCCAAGTACAATCGCCTGCTCATGATCGAGGCGGAGCTTGGAAACGTCGATTACCCCGGGCTAAAAGCGATCAAGGGGCAGTGA
- the kdsA gene encoding 3-deoxy-8-phosphooctulonate synthase: MASDQGVRERHIDIAGLKAGNSLPLMLLGGMNVLESAELADEVAAAYVEATSALAMPYVFKASFDKANRSSINSFRGPGLEKGLQILADIKSRYNVPIITDVHEPHQAAAAAQVADIIQLPAFLARQTDLVVAMANTGAAINIKKPQFLAPHEMRHIIAKFVEAGNDRLMLCERGSSFGYNNLVVDMLGFGDMKETGYPLFFDVTHALQRPGGRADSADGRRAQVAELARAGVAVGLAGLFLEAHPDPDNAKCDGPCALPLDQLKPFLTQLSQLDALVKGFEPLVIR, from the coding sequence ATGGCCTCTGATCAAGGCGTTCGCGAGCGTCACATCGACATTGCCGGCCTCAAGGCCGGCAACTCTCTGCCGCTGATGCTGCTCGGTGGCATGAACGTACTGGAGTCCGCCGAGCTTGCCGATGAGGTCGCTGCGGCCTACGTCGAGGCCACCTCGGCGCTTGCCATGCCCTACGTGTTCAAGGCGAGTTTCGACAAGGCCAACCGCAGTTCGATCAATTCGTTTCGCGGGCCGGGCCTCGAGAAAGGGCTGCAGATACTGGCCGATATCAAATCGCGCTATAACGTGCCGATCATCACCGACGTGCACGAGCCCCACCAGGCGGCGGCCGCGGCGCAAGTAGCGGACATCATCCAGCTCCCCGCGTTTCTGGCCCGCCAGACCGATCTGGTCGTCGCCATGGCCAACACCGGGGCGGCGATCAATATCAAGAAGCCGCAGTTTCTCGCCCCGCACGAGATGCGCCACATCATTGCCAAGTTTGTTGAAGCCGGCAACGACCGCCTGATGCTCTGCGAGCGTGGGTCGAGCTTTGGCTACAACAATCTGGTGGTCGACATGCTTGGCTTTGGCGACATGAAGGAGACCGGCTACCCGCTCTTTTTCGATGTCACCCATGCGCTCCAGCGCCCCGGCGGTCGCGCCGACAGCGCCGACGGGCGCCGCGCTCAGGTAGCGGAGCTCGCCCGCGCCGGTGTCGCCGTGGGCCTGGCCGGGCTCTTTCTGGAAGCGCATCCGGACCCGGACAACGCCAAGTGCGACGGGCCGTGTGCGCTGCCGCTGGATCAGCTCAAACCGTTTTTGACCCAGCTTTCACAGCTCGACGCGCTGGTAAAAGGCTTCGAGCCGCTCGTGATTCGCTAG